Proteins encoded within one genomic window of Variovorax sp. OAS795:
- the acnA gene encoding aconitate hydratase AcnA has protein sequence MAKAPAHAFASTLKTFKTASGKSGKYWSLKELARQYPTVDRLPVSIRIVLESVLRNCDGQKVSPKHVEELAHWAPNAERTDEIPFVVTRVVLQDFTGVPLLADLAAMRSVAAKLGKSPKTIEPLVPVDLVVDHSVMVDYYGTPKALELNMKLEFQRNNERYQFMKWGMQAFDTFRVVPPGFGIVHQVNLEYFARGVYKSSSDNADVPVYYPDSLVGTDSHTTMINGVGVVGWGVGGIEAEAAMLGQPVYMLTPDVVGFELTGKLREGVTATDLVLFVTAILRAEKVVGKFVEFFGPGAASIAVPDRATIGNMAPEYGATMGFFPVDEMTVAYFEGTGRTKEEVELFESYYKAQGLFGMPAPGDIDYTKIVKLDLGTVSPSLAGPKRPQDRIDLGHLSTKFSELFSKPNDANGFNQPAERLKLRYPLTASGRGDDEEAAPPPPKAGSVTIGNGDVLIAAITSCTNTSNPSVMLAAGLLAKKAVEAGLTVKPHVKTSLAPGSRIVTEYLEKAGLLPYLEKLGFYLAGYGCTTCIGNAGDLTPEINDAIVKNDLVGAAVLSGNRNFEARIHPNLKANFLASPPLVVAFAIAGNVMVDLMTEPVGKGKNGKNVYLGDIWPTPKEIDDNLRFAMNARSFRENYDKVKSDPGKFWSSIKGTAGQVYDWPESTYIAEPPFFADFKMAPHASDAGFKGARIMALFGDSITTDHISPAGSIKESSPAGIWLKAHGVPKADFNSYGSRRGNHDVMMRGTFANVRIKNLMIPPDVNGTQEEGGVTLFQPGNQKMFIYDAAMKYMEEGVPTVVFGGEEYGTGSSRDWAAKGTQLLGIKAVVARSFERIHRANLVGMGVLPLQFRGADSWQTLGLKGDEKIDVVIGGQLKPQMDVKLVVHRADGSHQEVTVRLRIDTPIEVDYYKHGGILPFVLRQLLA, from the coding sequence ATGGCCAAAGCACCGGCACACGCCTTTGCGTCCACCCTCAAGACCTTCAAGACCGCATCGGGCAAATCCGGCAAATACTGGTCGCTCAAGGAACTGGCCAGGCAGTACCCCACCGTCGACCGGCTGCCGGTCTCGATCCGCATCGTGCTCGAGTCGGTGCTGCGCAATTGCGACGGGCAGAAGGTCTCGCCCAAGCATGTCGAAGAACTGGCGCATTGGGCGCCCAACGCGGAGCGCACCGATGAAATTCCTTTCGTCGTGACCCGCGTGGTGCTGCAGGACTTCACCGGCGTGCCGCTCCTGGCCGACCTGGCCGCCATGCGCAGCGTGGCCGCCAAGCTCGGCAAGTCGCCCAAGACCATCGAGCCGCTGGTGCCGGTCGACCTGGTGGTCGACCATTCGGTCATGGTCGACTACTACGGCACGCCCAAGGCACTCGAACTCAACATGAAGCTCGAGTTCCAGCGCAACAACGAGCGCTACCAGTTCATGAAGTGGGGCATGCAGGCCTTCGACACCTTCCGCGTCGTGCCGCCGGGCTTCGGCATCGTGCACCAGGTCAACCTCGAATACTTTGCGCGCGGCGTCTACAAGAGCTCCAGCGACAACGCCGATGTGCCGGTGTACTACCCCGACTCGCTGGTCGGCACCGACAGCCACACCACCATGATCAACGGCGTGGGCGTGGTCGGCTGGGGCGTGGGCGGCATCGAGGCCGAGGCCGCGATGCTGGGCCAGCCGGTGTACATGCTGACGCCCGACGTGGTGGGCTTCGAGCTCACCGGCAAGCTTCGCGAAGGCGTCACGGCCACCGACCTGGTGCTGTTCGTCACCGCCATCCTGCGGGCCGAGAAAGTGGTGGGCAAATTCGTCGAATTCTTCGGCCCCGGCGCCGCTTCCATCGCGGTGCCCGACCGCGCCACCATCGGCAACATGGCGCCCGAGTACGGTGCCACCATGGGCTTCTTCCCGGTCGATGAAATGACCGTGGCGTACTTCGAAGGCACCGGCCGCACCAAGGAAGAGGTCGAGCTCTTCGAGTCCTACTACAAGGCGCAGGGCCTCTTCGGCATGCCCGCGCCGGGCGACATCGACTACACCAAGATCGTCAAGCTCGACCTGGGCACCGTGTCGCCGAGCCTCGCGGGCCCCAAGCGCCCGCAGGACCGCATCGACCTGGGCCACCTGTCGACCAAGTTCTCCGAACTCTTCAGCAAGCCCAACGATGCCAACGGCTTCAACCAGCCCGCCGAGCGGCTGAAGCTGCGCTACCCGCTCACCGCGAGCGGCCGCGGCGACGACGAGGAGGCGGCGCCGCCGCCGCCCAAGGCAGGCAGCGTGACCATCGGCAACGGCGACGTGCTGATCGCGGCCATCACTTCGTGCACCAACACCTCGAACCCGAGCGTGATGCTCGCGGCCGGCCTCCTGGCCAAGAAGGCGGTGGAGGCGGGCCTCACGGTCAAGCCGCACGTCAAGACCTCGCTCGCGCCTGGTTCCCGCATCGTCACCGAATACCTCGAGAAGGCCGGCCTCTTGCCGTACCTGGAGAAGCTGGGCTTCTACCTGGCCGGCTACGGCTGTACCACCTGCATCGGCAACGCGGGCGACCTCACGCCCGAAATCAACGATGCCATCGTCAAGAACGACCTGGTCGGCGCGGCCGTGCTCTCGGGCAACCGCAACTTCGAGGCCCGCATCCACCCGAACCTGAAGGCCAACTTCCTCGCATCGCCGCCGCTGGTGGTTGCTTTCGCTATCGCGGGCAACGTGATGGTCGACCTCATGACCGAGCCGGTGGGCAAGGGCAAGAACGGCAAGAACGTATACCTGGGCGACATCTGGCCGACGCCGAAGGAGATCGACGACAACCTGCGCTTCGCGATGAACGCCAGGTCGTTCCGCGAGAACTACGACAAGGTCAAGAGCGATCCGGGCAAGTTCTGGAGCAGCATCAAGGGCACCGCGGGCCAGGTCTACGACTGGCCCGAGTCGACCTACATCGCCGAGCCGCCGTTCTTCGCGGATTTCAAGATGGCGCCGCATGCATCGGACGCGGGCTTCAAGGGCGCGCGCATCATGGCGCTGTTCGGCGACTCGATCACCACCGACCACATCTCGCCGGCCGGCTCCATCAAGGAAAGCTCGCCCGCGGGCATCTGGCTCAAGGCGCATGGCGTGCCCAAGGCCGACTTCAACAGCTACGGCTCGCGGCGCGGCAACCACGACGTGATGATGCGCGGCACCTTCGCCAACGTGCGCATCAAGAACCTGATGATCCCGCCCGACGTGAACGGCACCCAGGAAGAAGGCGGCGTCACGCTGTTCCAGCCGGGCAACCAGAAGATGTTCATCTACGACGCCGCCATGAAGTACATGGAAGAGGGCGTGCCGACGGTGGTGTTCGGCGGCGAGGAATACGGCACCGGCTCGTCGCGCGACTGGGCCGCCAAGGGCACGCAGCTCCTGGGCATCAAGGCCGTGGTGGCGCGCAGCTTCGAGCGCATCCACCGCGCCAACCTGGTCGGCATGGGGGTGCTGCCGCTGCAGTTCCGCGGCGCCGATTCATGGCAGACGCTGGGCCTGAAGGGCGACGAAAAGATCGACGTGGTGATCGGCGGACAGCTCAAGCCGCAGATGGACGTCAAGCTGGTGGTGCACCGCGCCGACGGTTCGCACCAGGAGGTGACGGTGCGGCTGCGCATCGACACGCCGATCGAGGTCGACTACTACAAGCACGGCGGCATCCTGCCTTTCGTGCTGCGCCAACTCCTGGCCTGA
- a CDS encoding C13 family peptidase: protein MQEDLNTSPPEPQMPELPDAGSAPSQVTAALPRASLWRWIKEGLRTAFLQAPRTEAAPGPMQLLLLLLLPQLLWVGLTRFLVTGPAQLNATAALNSLWFWGLLAWLGWTTLRGPQHRLARWLVLATWATVPATLLFVGLSIGYAHGWLPEFLEDATYFWSLYGLGYVWMLFAIGWLSAREAVARWRVALLVPALAGMLALGFWQAMNMQDRLWQADYAATAAAEPERPRLKLTQEVFEQQQALWERTLAGIAAREPGRTNVYGLVFAPYAAEDVFLRESTMVAKVIQERFGAKDRVLHLANHPTTAATLPWATPLNLQRAVAALAGRMDRENDLLVVYLTSHGARDHQLAATNGPLSVPWLTPAELRKALDDAGIRHRVVAISACYSGGWIEPMATEHTLVMTAADATHTSYGCGRLSELTFFGRAVFDEELRKTRSLEAAFAAAVPVIKQREIDAGKEDGFSNPQIRVGEKIRPVLAELARRLDGGK from the coding sequence ATGCAAGAGGACCTGAATACATCGCCGCCCGAACCCCAGATGCCCGAGCTGCCCGACGCCGGTTCCGCCCCGTCCCAGGTAACGGCCGCCCTACCGCGCGCCAGTCTCTGGCGCTGGATCAAGGAAGGCTTGCGCACCGCATTCCTGCAGGCGCCGCGCACCGAGGCCGCGCCCGGCCCAATGCAACTGCTGCTGCTCCTCTTGCTGCCCCAACTGCTGTGGGTCGGGTTGACCCGCTTCCTGGTGACAGGGCCGGCGCAGCTCAATGCCACGGCCGCGCTCAATTCGCTGTGGTTCTGGGGACTGCTCGCATGGCTCGGCTGGACGACGCTGCGCGGCCCGCAGCACCGGCTTGCGCGCTGGCTGGTGCTCGCCACCTGGGCCACCGTGCCCGCCACCCTGCTGTTCGTCGGCCTGTCGATCGGCTATGCGCACGGCTGGTTGCCGGAGTTCCTCGAGGACGCGACCTATTTCTGGAGCCTCTACGGCCTGGGCTATGTGTGGATGCTGTTCGCCATCGGCTGGCTCAGCGCGCGCGAAGCGGTGGCGCGGTGGCGGGTCGCGCTGCTGGTGCCGGCGCTCGCGGGCATGCTGGCGCTCGGTTTCTGGCAGGCCATGAACATGCAGGACCGCCTCTGGCAGGCCGACTACGCCGCCACTGCAGCCGCGGAGCCCGAACGCCCGCGGCTGAAGCTGACGCAGGAAGTCTTCGAGCAGCAGCAGGCCTTGTGGGAGCGCACGCTGGCCGGCATTGCCGCCCGCGAGCCGGGGCGCACCAATGTCTATGGCCTGGTGTTCGCGCCGTATGCCGCGGAAGACGTGTTCCTGCGTGAAAGCACGATGGTGGCCAAGGTGATCCAGGAGCGCTTCGGCGCAAAGGACCGCGTGCTCCACCTGGCCAACCACCCCACCACCGCCGCCACCCTGCCCTGGGCCACGCCGCTCAACCTGCAGCGTGCGGTGGCCGCCCTCGCGGGGCGCATGGACCGCGAGAACGACCTGCTGGTGGTGTACCTCACCTCGCACGGCGCGCGCGACCACCAGCTGGCCGCCACGAACGGGCCGCTCTCGGTGCCGTGGCTCACGCCGGCCGAGTTGCGCAAGGCGCTGGACGACGCGGGCATCCGGCATCGCGTCGTGGCGATCTCGGCCTGCTACTCGGGTGGATGGATCGAGCCGATGGCCACCGAACACACGCTGGTCATGACCGCCGCGGACGCCACGCACACCTCGTACGGCTGCGGCCGCCTTTCGGAGCTGACCTTCTTCGGCCGCGCGGTGTTCGACGAAGAGCTGCGCAAGACCCGCTCCTTGGAGGCCGCGTTTGCCGCCGCCGTGCCGGTGATCAAGCAAAGGGAAATCGACGCCGGCAAGGAAGACGGGTTCTCGAACCCTCAGATCCGCGTCGGGGAAAAGATCCGGCCGGTGCTGGCCGAACTGGCCCGGCGGCTGGACGGCGGGAAGTAG
- a CDS encoding metallophosphoesterase family protein yields the protein MRTTPPHAAPIRVGLISDTHGLLRPQALAALQGSDFIVHGGDIGDAAILAALGAIAPLTVVRGNNDREDWAAGIPETEFLQAAGVLVYAIHDLSQIDIEPVAAGVRVVVSGHSHKPKIEERGGVLYVNPGSAGPRRFSLPIAVAELVVQGDAVAARIIELA from the coding sequence ATGAGAACCACACCACCCCATGCCGCCCCGATCCGCGTCGGCCTCATCTCCGACACCCATGGCCTCCTGCGCCCGCAGGCGCTGGCGGCGCTGCAAGGCAGCGACTTCATCGTGCACGGCGGGGATATCGGCGATGCGGCGATCCTCGCCGCGCTGGGGGCGATCGCGCCGCTCACCGTGGTGCGGGGCAACAACGACCGCGAGGACTGGGCTGCGGGGATTCCGGAGACGGAGTTCCTGCAAGCGGCCGGCGTGCTCGTCTACGCCATCCACGACCTGTCGCAGATCGACATCGAACCTGTGGCGGCGGGCGTCCGCGTGGTGGTTTCGGGCCATTCCCACAAGCCGAAGATCGAGGAGCGCGGCGGCGTGCTCTACGTCAATCCGGGCAGTGCCGGACCGCGCCGGTTCTCACTGCCGATCGCCGTCGCGGAGCTCGTCGTGCAGGGCGACGCGGTCGCTGCGCGCATCATCGAACTGGCCTGA
- a CDS encoding FeoA family protein, whose product MQTNISGVAPASSSLRLDQLPDNQWATVLDVARPDGADDRELVLRLTEIGFVPGEAVRIVASGLPGREPLAVRLGHTTFALRRHEAALIHVSPGVQEGARHG is encoded by the coding sequence GTGCAAACCAACATTTCCGGCGTCGCGCCGGCATCGTCCAGCCTGCGGCTCGACCAGCTCCCCGACAACCAGTGGGCCACGGTGCTCGACGTGGCCCGCCCCGATGGCGCGGACGACCGCGAGCTCGTGCTGCGCCTGACTGAGATCGGTTTCGTGCCAGGCGAAGCCGTGCGCATCGTGGCCAGCGGCCTCCCGGGGCGCGAGCCGCTGGCGGTGCGGCTGGGCCACACCACGTTCGCCCTGCGCCGCCACGAGGCCGCGCTCATTCACGTGTCACCGGGCGTGCAGGAAGGCGCACGCCATGGTTGA
- a CDS encoding ferrous iron transporter B, whose product MVEAVIQGPGRLAATAQPGRIALLGNPNCGKTALFNLLTGSRQKVANYAGVTVERKEGLLRTASGRRVFVLDLPGAYSLNALSADEAVTRDVVTGKSSEPLPDLLVCVTDATNLRLNLRLVLEAKRLGLPMVVALNMTDMAKKQGIVIDTAVLSRELGVPIIETVGVQSGGAQSLLEALDAPVAAAAPQPWQAPGLEDVLATQREVRRILGIAVREPVGSLATSDRIDRVVMHPVWGMLVLAATMFLMFQAVFSWANVPMDAIKAGTEGLGNLLKAHMPEGMLQSLLVDGVIAGVGGVIVFLPQILILFLFILALEDSGYLPRAAFLLDRVMGAVGLSGRSFIPLLSSFACAIPGVMATRTISNWRDRITTIMIAPLMTCSARLPVYALLIAAFIPARTVGGVFNLQGVVLFALYVFGIVSAMAVAWVMKRFRDNKQHSPLMMELPAYRWPNPRNLVLGLYERAWIFVQRVGTIILTLTILLWFLSTFPSPPEGATGPAIQYSLAGMIGRGLEHIFAPIGFNWQISIALVPGMAAREVAVGALGTVYALSASGDDVAGQLEPLIAGSWSLATALSLLVWYVFAPQCISTLAAVKRETGSWRYVWIMAGYLFGLAYAACFVTYRVAVALGAG is encoded by the coding sequence ATGGTTGAAGCCGTGATCCAGGGCCCGGGGCGGCTCGCGGCCACCGCGCAGCCGGGGCGCATCGCCTTGCTGGGCAATCCGAACTGCGGCAAGACGGCGCTCTTCAACCTGCTCACCGGCAGCCGGCAGAAGGTGGCCAACTACGCCGGCGTGACGGTGGAGCGCAAGGAAGGCCTGCTGCGCACCGCGTCGGGCCGCCGCGTGTTCGTGCTCGACCTGCCGGGCGCCTACAGCCTCAACGCGCTCAGCGCCGACGAGGCCGTAACGCGCGACGTGGTCACGGGCAAGAGCAGCGAGCCGCTGCCCGACCTGCTGGTGTGCGTGACGGACGCCACCAACCTCCGGCTCAACCTGCGGCTCGTGCTCGAGGCCAAGCGCCTGGGCCTGCCGATGGTGGTGGCGCTCAACATGACCGACATGGCGAAGAAGCAGGGCATCGTGATCGACACGGCCGTGCTGTCGCGCGAGCTGGGGGTGCCGATCATCGAAACCGTCGGCGTGCAGTCGGGCGGCGCGCAGAGCCTGCTCGAAGCCCTCGATGCGCCGGTGGCCGCCGCCGCGCCGCAGCCCTGGCAGGCGCCGGGCCTCGAGGACGTGCTGGCCACCCAGCGCGAGGTGCGCCGCATCCTCGGTATCGCGGTGCGCGAGCCGGTCGGCAGCCTGGCCACGAGCGACCGCATCGACCGCGTGGTGATGCATCCGGTGTGGGGCATGCTGGTGCTCGCGGCCACGATGTTCCTGATGTTCCAGGCCGTGTTCAGCTGGGCCAACGTGCCGATGGACGCCATCAAGGCCGGCACCGAGGGCCTGGGCAACCTGCTGAAGGCCCACATGCCCGAAGGCATGCTGCAGAGCCTGCTGGTGGACGGCGTCATTGCCGGCGTGGGCGGTGTGATCGTGTTCCTGCCGCAGATCCTGATCCTGTTCCTGTTCATCCTGGCGCTGGAAGACTCGGGCTACCTGCCGCGCGCGGCGTTCTTGCTCGACCGCGTCATGGGCGCGGTGGGGCTCTCGGGCCGTTCCTTCATCCCGCTGCTGTCGAGCTTCGCCTGCGCCATTCCCGGCGTGATGGCCACGCGCACCATCAGCAATTGGCGCGACCGCATCACCACCATCATGATCGCGCCGCTCATGACCTGTTCGGCGCGCCTGCCGGTCTATGCGCTGCTGATCGCGGCCTTCATTCCGGCGCGCACCGTGGGCGGTGTGTTCAACCTGCAGGGCGTGGTGCTGTTCGCGCTGTATGTCTTCGGCATCGTCTCGGCCATGGCGGTGGCCTGGGTGATGAAGCGTTTCCGCGACAACAAGCAGCATTCGCCGCTGATGATGGAGTTGCCGGCGTACCGCTGGCCCAACCCGCGCAACCTGGTGCTGGGCCTCTACGAACGGGCCTGGATCTTCGTCCAGCGCGTGGGCACGATCATCCTCACGCTGACCATCCTGCTGTGGTTCCTGTCGACCTTTCCCTCGCCGCCCGAAGGCGCCACGGGTCCGGCCATCCAGTACAGCCTGGCCGGCATGATCGGCCGCGGGCTCGAGCACATCTTCGCGCCCATCGGCTTCAACTGGCAGATCTCCATCGCGCTGGTGCCCGGCATGGCGGCGCGCGAAGTGGCGGTGGGCGCGCTCGGCACGGTGTACGCGCTATCGGCCAGCGGCGACGACGTGGCGGGCCAGCTCGAACCGCTGATCGCGGGCAGCTGGTCGCTCGCCACCGCGCTGTCGCTGCTGGTCTGGTACGTGTTCGCGCCCCAGTGCATCTCGACGCTGGCCGCAGTGAAGCGCGAGACGGGGTCGTGGCGCTACGTGTGGATCATGGCGGGCTACCTGTTCGGGCTCGCGTATGCCGCATGCTTCGTCACCTACCGCGTTGCGGTCGCGCTCGGCGCAGGTTAA
- a CDS encoding DUF6587 family protein, with translation MAQQLIVGLIVAAAAFYAVWRWMPAGWRRIAARKLASGTHRAGLVGQERADQLAASLARTSGCGSCDSCGSCGPQAAGKKEPDEAGRGALSTHSR, from the coding sequence ATGGCACAGCAACTGATCGTCGGATTGATCGTCGCGGCCGCCGCGTTCTACGCGGTCTGGCGCTGGATGCCCGCGGGCTGGCGGCGCATCGCGGCGCGCAAGCTCGCATCAGGTACGCACCGTGCCGGGCTGGTCGGCCAGGAACGCGCCGACCAGTTGGCGGCCTCGCTCGCCAGGACCTCGGGCTGCGGCTCCTGCGACAGCTGTGGCAGCTGCGGTCCCCAGGCCGCCGGCAAGAAGGAACCCGACGAAGCCGGCCGCGGCGCGCTGTCCACGCACAGCCGCTGA
- a CDS encoding FAD-dependent monooxygenase, whose translation MPAHILVAGGGIGGLASALALSRGRHRVDVFEQAAAFAEIGAGIQVGPNVTRRLHHLGLADGLAAVAASPEVLVVRSAGSGAELARLPLGDAMRQRYGAPYLCVHRADLHALLLEAVRARGTGTLVTDAHVTQVAAGDDLVCVASSGARAWEGDALVGADGLWSVARQRLDSASAAEPPRATGHTAWRAIAAQADLPQALRRQRIDVWLGPRLHAVAYPVRGGAWLNVVVIAESASAGDARDWDQASSLAALQQAAGRSGGALQALLEAMPGWRAWTLSDRPPLASADDMAHERVALVGDAAHPMVPYLAQGAGMAIEDAVALAEALGEGGAAEVPAAFARYAEVRWKRNAMVQARARRNGQVFHATGTLRLGRDLAMRVLGARLLDQPWLYAG comes from the coding sequence ATGCCCGCCCACATCCTCGTCGCCGGCGGCGGCATCGGGGGCCTTGCGAGCGCGCTGGCGCTCTCCAGGGGCCGTCACCGGGTCGATGTCTTCGAGCAGGCGGCCGCATTCGCCGAAATCGGTGCCGGCATCCAGGTCGGCCCCAACGTCACGCGGCGCCTGCACCACCTGGGCCTGGCCGACGGCCTCGCGGCCGTTGCCGCCAGCCCCGAAGTCCTGGTGGTTCGAAGCGCGGGCAGCGGCGCCGAGCTGGCCCGCCTGCCGCTGGGCGACGCCATGCGCCAGCGCTACGGCGCGCCGTACCTTTGCGTGCATCGCGCCGACCTGCACGCGCTGCTGCTCGAAGCCGTTCGCGCGCGCGGCACCGGCACGCTGGTGACCGATGCGCATGTCACGCAGGTCGCGGCCGGCGATGACCTGGTGTGCGTCGCCAGCAGCGGCGCGCGTGCCTGGGAGGGCGATGCGCTGGTCGGTGCCGACGGCCTGTGGAGCGTGGCGCGGCAACGGCTCGATTCCGCGTCGGCGGCCGAGCCGCCCCGCGCCACCGGCCACACCGCGTGGCGCGCCATCGCCGCGCAGGCCGACTTGCCGCAAGCGCTCCGGCGCCAACGCATCGATGTGTGGCTCGGGCCGCGCCTGCATGCGGTGGCCTACCCGGTGCGCGGCGGCGCCTGGCTCAACGTGGTGGTCATCGCCGAATCCGCGTCCGCGGGCGATGCGCGCGACTGGGACCAGGCCAGCAGCCTTGCCGCGCTGCAACAGGCCGCGGGCCGAAGCGGCGGCGCGTTGCAGGCCCTGCTCGAAGCCATGCCCGGCTGGCGCGCCTGGACGCTCAGCGACCGTCCCCCGCTCGCTTCCGCTGACGACATGGCGCACGAGCGCGTGGCCCTGGTGGGCGATGCCGCGCATCCGATGGTGCCCTACCTCGCACAGGGCGCAGGCATGGCCATCGAGGACGCCGTGGCGCTGGCCGAGGCGCTGGGCGAAGGCGGGGCGGCCGAAGTGCCCGCGGCCTTTGCGCGCTATGCAGAGGTGCGCTGGAAGCGCAACGCCATGGTGCAGGCCAGGGCCCGGCGCAATGGCCAGGTCTTTCATGCCACGGGGACCCTGCGCCTGGGCCGGGACCTGGCGATGCGCGTCCTGGGCGCGCGGCTGCTCGACCAGCCGTGGCTGTACGCCGGCTGA
- a CDS encoding SMI1/KNR4 family protein has protein sequence MNDVQFSHEELATLREHGVVLFADRVIFEAQPPMPEARIAAIEAQCAGPIPEALASLWRQTAGGRLDYDLSLPMGGNVESISWSELFWDGSDGYRDLQGWIAHEQELAQEAAQEEGRDWSGKLTHLPFGGFEYLDRIYAVVEPGPEYGNITAWKHGLPPAWTHALHEDSLGTIAPDLLGAFATLHLDEDPLGSTSDYFSGQALLQYLDDRHQDHGLDLDLMDKLVAFYCRAVIDWRTPLADGTLRRLPTTARAALNHAIATDDAELVAELAAAGVGFEGPLQGSALATDVAIGKNAFAAAMALVRAGAPVAADALGSIDGQISPELTTALLANGAEPNVAAIAKCAACGAPASAHLVADACTQAGIDVPSAFAAERDAMLAELEATLLEVRNGSQGHYLGAEGLAERIEHLQTFRL, from the coding sequence ATGAACGATGTCCAGTTCTCGCACGAAGAGCTTGCAACCCTGCGCGAACATGGCGTGGTCCTGTTCGCGGACCGCGTGATCTTCGAGGCCCAGCCGCCCATGCCCGAGGCGCGCATCGCCGCAATCGAGGCGCAATGCGCGGGGCCGATTCCCGAGGCGCTTGCGTCGCTGTGGCGGCAAACGGCCGGCGGCCGGCTCGACTACGACCTGTCGCTGCCGATGGGCGGCAACGTCGAATCCATCAGCTGGTCCGAACTGTTCTGGGACGGCAGCGACGGCTATCGCGACCTGCAGGGCTGGATCGCGCATGAACAGGAACTGGCGCAAGAGGCGGCCCAGGAAGAAGGCCGCGACTGGAGCGGCAAGCTCACGCACCTGCCCTTCGGCGGCTTCGAGTACCTCGACCGGATCTACGCCGTGGTCGAGCCCGGCCCCGAGTACGGCAACATCACCGCATGGAAGCACGGCCTTCCGCCGGCCTGGACGCATGCACTGCACGAAGACAGCCTGGGCACCATCGCACCCGACCTGCTCGGCGCCTTCGCGACGCTGCATCTCGACGAAGACCCGCTGGGTTCCACGAGCGACTATTTCTCGGGCCAGGCGCTGCTGCAATACCTCGACGACAGGCACCAGGACCATGGCCTGGATCTCGACCTGATGGACAAGCTGGTGGCGTTCTATTGCCGCGCCGTGATCGACTGGCGCACACCGCTGGCGGATGGAACGCTTCGCCGGCTGCCGACCACTGCGCGCGCGGCGCTGAACCATGCGATTGCCACCGACGATGCCGAGCTGGTGGCCGAACTCGCCGCCGCGGGCGTGGGCTTCGAAGGTCCGCTGCAAGGCAGTGCGCTGGCCACCGACGTGGCCATCGGCAAGAACGCCTTCGCCGCGGCCATGGCGCTGGTGCGCGCCGGTGCGCCCGTGGCGGCCGACGCCCTGGGCAGCATCGACGGCCAGATTTCGCCCGAGCTCACGACGGCACTGCTGGCCAACGGGGCGGAGCCCAACGTCGCCGCCATCGCCAAGTGCGCGGCCTGCGGTGCGCCCGCCAGTGCGCACCTGGTCGCCGATGCCTGCACGCAGGCCGGCATCGACGTGCCGTCGGCATTCGCTGCCGAACGCGATGCGATGCTGGCCGAACTCGAGGCCACGCTGCTCGAGGTGCGCAACGGCTCGCAGGGCCACTACCTCGGTGCCGAGGGCCTGGCCGAGCGCATCGAACACCTGCAGACTTTCAGGCTCTGA
- the kynA gene encoding tryptophan 2,3-dioxygenase, which yields MSTEKIVHEEKAQLDFSKSMSYGDYLHLDEILNAQHPLSPAHDEMLFIVQHQTSELWMKLMLHELRAATRCIAEEKLADAFKMLARVSRIMEQLVSAWTVLSTMTPPEYTAMRPYLANSSGFQSAQYRCIEFALGNKNAAMLKPHAHRVDLLAQVDAAYRSPSLYDESLKLLARRGLPVPADHLKRDWTQPYEASDGVEAAWLVVYRNPHDHWELYQLGEKLTDLEDAFRLWRFRHVTTVERVIGFKRGTGGTGGVSYLRKMLDVVLFPEIWKLRTDL from the coding sequence ATGAGCACCGAAAAAATCGTCCACGAAGAAAAGGCGCAGCTCGACTTCAGCAAGTCGATGAGCTACGGCGACTACCTGCACCTGGACGAGATCCTCAACGCGCAGCATCCGCTCTCGCCCGCGCACGACGAGATGCTGTTCATCGTGCAGCACCAGACCAGCGAACTCTGGATGAAGCTCATGCTGCACGAGCTGCGCGCCGCCACGCGCTGCATCGCGGAAGAAAAACTCGCCGACGCCTTCAAGATGCTCGCGCGCGTGAGCCGCATCATGGAACAGCTGGTGAGCGCATGGACGGTGCTCTCGACAATGACACCGCCCGAATACACGGCGATGCGGCCGTACCTCGCCAACTCCAGCGGCTTCCAGAGCGCGCAGTACCGGTGCATCGAGTTCGCGCTCGGCAACAAGAACGCCGCGATGCTCAAGCCGCATGCGCACCGCGTCGATCTGCTGGCGCAGGTCGATGCCGCGTACCGGTCCCCTTCGCTCTACGACGAATCGCTGAAGCTGCTCGCGCGCCGCGGCCTCCCCGTGCCGGCCGACCACCTGAAGCGCGATTGGACCCAGCCCTACGAAGCCAGCGATGGCGTCGAGGCGGCGTGGCTCGTCGTGTACCGGAACCCGCACGACCACTGGGAGCTGTACCAGCTCGGCGAAAAGCTCACCGACCTGGAAGACGCCTTCCGCCTCTGGCGCTTCCGCCATGTGACCACGGTCGAGCGCGTGATCGGTTTCAAGCGCGGCACCGGCGGCACGGGCGGCGTGAGCTACCTGCGCAAGATGCTCGACGTGGTGCTGTTCCCCGAAATCTGGAAGCTGCGCACCGATCTTTGA